One region of Megalopta genalis isolate 19385.01 chromosome 15, iyMegGena1_principal, whole genome shotgun sequence genomic DNA includes:
- the mor gene encoding SWI/SNF- related protein mor yields the protein MLALGPKKDGGPNAKFFESQEILTQLDGVKQWLLKNCKKYVQTDPPTNKSLATLIVQLLQFQEDNLGKNVSKPPMTRLPMKCFLDFKPGGGLCHILATTYRFKQEQGWRRFDFPAGKSGSRTDRTVDMLMAAERALVQNRCFTIPSIYVRADVDKSTAAKVKEAVRRHQGTITENEADATHIIYPSVDPMEEEYARPCMRRDRSVLLHWYYFPDSYDSWTSLDLPWDFPEGTLTNANVKSVYKVSATWALDLDQYNEWMNEEDYEIDENGQKKIHKYRLSVEDLMAQPSHPPPSAKKPKRKRSPSPPPKPGKRKSARAPSGVQSASSTSSLATPKKSRGAGEEEDDLTQGMEDPPAEPRIVEVVATPTNPPITGQGNAPTSGATLTSTGSKKQDNELQPLKSGNMADLDEPMEGDKGSSQSTQDREERDTSKERGDGSKGDEPEDNVTEQTHHIVVPSYSAWFDYNSIHTIEKRALSEFFNGKNKSKTPEIYLAYRNFMIDTYRLNPTEYITSTACRRNLAGDVCAIMRVHAFLEQWGLINYQVDAESRPTPMGPPPTSHFHVLSDTPSGLAPVNPNPPKTPQPSAAKTLLDLEKKSSVLGSEEKASAGAMANFGLKIDQYSRKPAVLKNKQAAGATRDWTEQETLLLLEGLELHKDDWNKVCEHVGSRTQDECILHFLRLPIEDPYLEEGGPEGLGPLAYQPVPFSKAGNPVMSTVAFLASVVDPRVAASAAKAAMEEFAAIKDQVPAALLDQHLRNVQASANSDGKFDPAAGLAQSGIAGTGPPEPPDDTATPSTTGSVPTTAATSPHSVTSAPIETKKEEQDKPKESEVEQTQLEIGKKEDDMKESEEDTKTPVDVEAMEAKEKKDKVVRDAQLQSAAAAALAAAAVKAKHLAAVEERKIKSLVALLVETQMKKLEIKLRHFEELETTMEREREGLEYQRQQLITERQQFHLEQLKAAEFRARQQAHQRLAQEQQQQQQQNQHPPWQPAAQQQQQQQPPSPQASAQQPAAHTPPQQA from the exons ATGAAATGTTTCTTAGATTTCAAACCAGGTGGTGGTTTGTGTCATATTCTTGCTACAACGTATCGTTTTAAACAAGAGCAAGGATGGCGTAGATTTGATTTTCCTGCTGGAAAG TCAGGATCACGTACAGATAGAACAGTGGACATGTTGATGGCAGCGGAACGAGCTTTAGTTCAGAACAGATGTTTCACAATACCGAGTATATACGTGCGAGCAGACGTAGACAAATCAACAGCAGCAAAAGTGAAAGAAGCAGTTCGACGACATCAGGGTACCATCACTGAAAATGAAGCTGATGCTACTCACATTATTTATCCTTCCGTGGATCCTATGGAGGAAGAATATGCGCGGCCTTGCATGAGGCGCGATAGATCCGTTCTTCTTCATTGGTATTACTTTCCAGATAGTTACGATTCTTGGACTAGCTTAGACCTTCCCTGGGATTTTCCAGAAGGAACACTTACAAATGCCAACGTGAAATCAGTGTACAAAGTATCAGCAACGTGGGCGCTAGACTTGGATCAATATAACGAATGGATGAATGAGGAAGATTATGAAATAGACGAGAATGGTCAGAAGAAAATACACAAGTATAGGCTCTCGGTAGAAGACTTAATGGCCCAGCCATCGCATCCACCACCTTCTGCCAAAAAACCAAAACGAAAACGATCTCCTAGTCCACCTCCGAAACCAGGTAAACGTAAAAGCGCGAGAGCGCCATCGGGTGTCCAGAGTGCTTCGTCAACGTCATCGCTGGCGACTCCGAAAAAGTCTCGTGGTGCGGGAGAGGAGGAAGACGATCTCACGCAAGGAATGGAAGATCCTCCGGCAGAACCTCGGATCGTAGAAGTAGTTGCTACGCCTACAAATCCGCCGATTACAGGTCAGGGGAACGCTCCGACAAGCGGAGCCACTTTAACAAGTACCGGAAGTAAAAAACAGGATAATGAACTCCAACCGTTAAAATCTGGTAACATGGCAGATTTAGATGAGCCGATGGAAGGTGACAAAGGAAGTTCTCAAAGCACTCAAGACAGGGAAGAACGTGATACCAGCAAAGAAAGGGGCGATGGTAGCAAAGGTGACGAACCAGAAGACAATGTAACAGAGCAGACTCATCACATCGTTGTTCCCAGCTACTCTGCTTGGTTCGACTATAATTCGATTCACACTATTGAGAAAAGAGCTCTGTCAGAGTTTTTCAATGGTAAAAATAAATCTAAAACGCCAGAAATATATTTGGCATACAGGAATTTTATGATCGATACCTATAGATTAAATCCTACGGAGTACATCACGTCGACGGCTTGCAGACGTAACTTGGCTGGCGATGTATGCGCGATTATGCGTGTACACGCATTTTTAGAACAATGGGGACTTATCAATTATCAAGTGGATGCAGAGTCGAGACCAACGCCTATGGGACCTCCGCCAACATCGCATTTCCATGTACTGTCGGACACACCGTCAGGTTTGGCTCCAGTGAATCCAAACCCACCGAAAACACCACAACCATCGGCTGCGAAAACTTTGCTCGATTTAGAGAAGAAGTCAAGCGTATTGGGGTCGGAAGAAAAAGCCTCTGCTGGAGCGATGGCAAACTTTGGATTAAAGATAGATCAGTATTCGAGGAAGCCAGCGGTTTTGAAAAACAAACAAGCTGCAGGTGCTACTCGTGACTGGACGGAACAGGAGACATTGTTATTGTTAGAGGGATTAGAATTGCATAAAGATGACTGGAATAAAGTTTGCGAGCATGTCGGCTCGAGAACCCAAGATGAGTGCATTTTACATTTCTTACGGCTTCCAATAGAAGATCCGTACTTGGAAGAAGGGGGCCCGGAAGGATTAGGTCCTTTGGCCTATCAACCAGTACCTTTCTCGAAAGCTGGCAATCCTGTTATGAGTACAGTTGCGTTTTTGGCTTCCGTTGTTGATCCTCGAGTGGCAGCAAGTGCCGCGAAAGCAGCCATggaagaatttgcagctatcaAGGATCAAGTACCAGCCGCTTTGCTGGACCAACATCTGAGGAACGTTCAAGCTAGTGCAAATTCAGATG GCAAGTTTGATCCAGCTGCAGGCTTAGCGCAATCGGGTATAGCCGGTACAGGTCCGCCTGAACCACCAGATGACACTGCAACACCGTCAACTACTGGAAGCGTACCAACGACAGCGGCAACCTCACCGCATTCAGTCACATCTGCGCCGATAGAAACGAAGAAGGAAGAACAAGACAAGCCGAAGGAATCCGAAGTTGAACAAACTCAATTGGAGATCGGAAAGAAAGAGGATGATATGAAGGAATCTGAGGAGGATACGAAAACACCCGTGGACGTGGAAGCTATGgaagcgaaagaaaagaaagataag GTGGTACGAGATGCTCAGTTGCAGTCCGCAGCTGCTGCCGCACTGGCGGCCGCAGCTGTCAAGGCGAAGCATTTGGCGGCCGTGGAAGAACGAAAGATCAAATCGCTGGTAGCATTGCTCGTTGAAACGCAAATGAAAAAGCTGGAAATTAAATTACGACATTTCGAGGAATTGGAAACCACGATGGAAAGAGAACGCGAAGGTCTCGAGTATCAGAGGCAACAGTTGATCACGGAGAGGCAACAGTTCCACTTGGAACAATTAAAAGCTGCCGAATTTCGAGCGAGACAACAAGCGCACCAACGTTTGGCTCaagaacagcagcaacaacaacaacaaaatcaacATCCACCCTGGCAACCTGCCGcccaacaacaacagcaacaacaaccaccGAGCCCTCAGGCATCAGCCCAGCAACCAGCAGCTCATACGCCTCCGCAACAGGCGTAA